The genomic region ATTCCCACTGACCTGGAGCCATCAGTTTCTGTATCAGAGATAAAGGTTGGCGTTGCGATGAGCGGACTGTTGAGATCCTTGCGGATGTAGATCTTTTGGGTAGAGGCAGCACAGTTGGCATGCTTCTCTCTGGGCAACACATCAATGGGCTTTCTCTCACTCTGGACAGCTGAGGATAAACAGCAGTCTGAGAAACTTTTCATAAAgcacatgttttttaattattctagGAGAAAGGCCATAAAATTGAGACATCATTTTGTTGTAATTagataaaaaaatcaaacaataagAAAAATGCAGCCAATGAGCTGGAACTTGTAATATTCCAAGATTTAATTTAACACTTTTTCAAGCAACTTTGAGTaccaagaaaagcgctatacaaaacctatcaattatttattattattattattattattattaaaactcaTTAATGCCCCTTTATCTCAGGTTTTGAGGTTAAAGAGCAGCATTAAACCATTTGGGACAAAAAGGCATGATGTCTCTGTGGAACCTAAACATTGTACAAAAGGAATATTACTTTAAACAACATTCATagtctttttaaagtgtttttcttaCTTTCAGGACCTGCAGATAACCAGATAATACCTGACTTGCTTCTGTGTGTCACTGCTGATCTGAACTCACAGTCAGTCTTCATCCCCATCTTAAGGCATTTCTTCAGCCGGCAGAACTGGCAGCGATTGCGATGGTGTTTGTTGATGACACAGTCTTCTTTACTGCGGCAGCTGTACGTCAGGCTCTTCCTCACGCTCCGCTTGAAGAACCCTTTACAGCCCTCACAACTGACCGCTCCGTAGTGACGACCTGaggacagagaaaagaagaatgaGTGTTGTGAGTCACTGTGTTCTGCTGCATGTTAGACTGTCAGATCAAGTTCACTGTGCACCAGTCCTACTAGACAGATATCACAAAAACAAGTTATGTAAACTTTAAAGTTGTTCTAAAATAGATACCAATATCAGAAAAGCCTGATTCTGCCTATACTGCGGTACTGTTCATCAGAGACTGCACCACTCAGTATACCAATTACTACCATAATCAATTATTCCCAAAACTTTACCTGACTTTTATCCTCAAAACTATATCACACATTGCAACAATATAAATGAAGGCTGCCAGTAGTGAcaacagcagcaaagaaaaactCATTTAAGATAAATTATGTTACCActgttaacaaaaacaacagtgtgtCAAGAGTGGAGAGTGTGGTGGTAGTCAAATGCCTTTAGATTATCATGAAATACTTATTGGATGAGGATATTTTCACagaactaggatgcattcctaAGGACTCCTCCCATGTTTCAACAGCTGATGTAAACTCAACAACCGCTGACACTTCAGCTAAAGGTcgccagtttacagggtcactctaaaaactgtaacacctggagctgacagagacgcattcaagAAGACGACTGTTACACAGCTATTAATCCAAATGATCACAGTTGTGTGTAATGCAATTGTGGATGGTGGGTGATATAACAACACTGCggttactctaccaatcagaaacattcagcattCTCAGCCCTGCCCcctaaagttcctggaccttcgGAGAGTACTAACCCCAAAGGAGTGGCTTTTCAGTGGGAAACTAACTACCTCAGGACTAAATTGAGACCGTGGTTCCTGCTGTCTAAGTAATTAATAccggtaaaatgttaaatacaacacagccaACCTCCGCTCTCTCCTTAAGTCCTCCCACCAAATCAGTTCACATCATCTGAAAGTCGCTCTGTTCAACACCCGGTCGTTAAATAACAAGAGTCTCATCATCAACGAATTCATCACTGACAATAAACTGGATATCCTCTgtctcactgaaacctggcaaCAACCACTGGACTACTACACCCTGAACCAAACCACCCCCCCTGGATACTGTTATCTCGCCAAGCCACGCCCCcgccaacaaacaaaaacatccctCACCACTATCCTTTCTCCACCATCATTTGAACATCTGTCATTCAAACTCTCTGGTCCAAAACCCCTAATCATTGCAATAATCTAACGCCCTCCCAAACATaacccatcttttctctctgacaTCTCTGAATTCCTCACCCAACTCTGCGCCGTCtcaccctccatcctcctccttggAGACTTCAACTTACACATTGACTCCACCCACTGCAAAACCGCAAGAGAATTTCTGGACATTCtgcaatgttttaacttcaccCAACACATCAACTTCCCCACCCATAACCATGGACACACTTTGGACCTGGTCtgttttgatcagtcactcaactttcaacaacacattaacaatatttcaaaaaacgctttcttccacctcaaaaacatagcctgtctccgcccctccctttccttcactgcagctgaaactctcatccacgccttcatcacctcaagactcgattattgcaatagcatcctctacggtacacccaacaccctcctcaacaaattacaatacatacaaaactcagctgcacgcctcctcactcactcccgctccagagaccacatcaccccagtcctccagaacctccattggcttcccatcccctcaagaatacagtacaaaatcctactcatcacctacaaagccctccacaatctagctccctcctacctcacctacctcaccgaccttctgcagccatataatccctcccgcaacctccgctccaccaacgccaacctcctcacccccctcaccaaacccaagcaccgaacctggggggacagggccttctctgtcgctgcccccaccctctggaactctctcccccaacacctcggattctctccctcactcaccaaattcaaatccggactcaaaacacacctatttacaaaggcttttaaactataattgattgattttttttcttggttttgttttattttgctgccttgcttttctttgcttttcttttttttttttgcactgttttcctttgcttttctattgtataattttattttcctgtaaagcgcttggagaatcttttaaagcgcttttataaataaaatgtattattattattattattattattattattattattattattattattattattattattaaataaagcAATTAAAAATCAGTGTTGATCTGACATTCTGATTCAGGATGCTGGGAGGATGGGCTACAGCTGAAGAAAGCCAGCAGGTTTCAAGGCGGTCTTTGTTTTCTAAGTAAGGTTTCCTTTGTGTCATTAGCCTGAAAGCACAACAAAGATAGTAGTTATATCACATCCTTGCATGCTTatcacacagctttaaaaagtaatGATAAAATGTAGATTTTTATAATAGCATTGATACTGGATAAGTGCATAAGTGATGGACCATATAGTACCAGTAAATCCCTGGTAAACAGAAGCTTCTGTACCTGAAGCCTTGTCCCCACACACCACACAGTACTCCACGGGCAGTGCTCGACCCAGGTCTCCTGCCTGCCCTAACAACCGCTCCATTGACACTGGATCCGTGACAATCTGGAAAACAACAAAGTCAAACATCTTTCTTGCATTTTACCTTAacacaatataaatataaaagaatgTTATCAAGATATCAATCACCCAGAGGGTCACATTATGAGCGAACTGTACCTGTATCCGTCCTGGCATCAGGCTGTCCGCAGCAGTGAAGATGAGCTGCTTGGCATTGTGGCTATCCGGTGAGGCCAAGATAACCTTGCCTGCCCCTGAGCTGTCAGCTGTAGTCAGAATGAACTGTTGTTTTGGAGCACTAGACGGCTTGATCGCTGTCACTATCTGGATCTTCTGGCCTGTCTGCTGGTCAGTTACAATCTGAGGGTGTTagagatggaggagggagagaggacaaGGAGGGAGGTGTAAGTGAACACTCACCGACAGGgtcaaagtaaaaaataaaagaggagaatTGAGTGACACTGGTGGCAGGAGATAAAAGTCACATGAGATCAATTTGTCCCACTTCCACAGGCAGGAAGCCATATCACATTCTTTGAGGAAAAATAATACTGAGCGCCATTACCTGTATTCGCTGTGGTGTTGTGGTCGGCTCAGTGGAAATTATCTGAAAACGCTGTGGTGACTCACTCATCATTGAATCTGAAGGAGAGCATGGCCCCTACAATTTGAAACACACAAGCTGAAATTACAATTAATATGTCTGTGTAAGGcaccaaaatgtatttttctctgCCTACAGAAGGTCTGTCTCTATGGAAACAGAGCAAGGCAGCATGTGAATACCACACAGCCAAAGAAGgtgagaggggtccagctgcagacctccactctcagccggctTATCGGCTCCTCACACGTGAACCGGAAGCTCCCCTCCATCGTAGGACGAAAGTGACGTAAATCTAATCCTCCTTTGCGGTCTCAGCCGTCTGATTGGCTCCTCCACctccaactcctcctcctctatcgtCGGACAGAAGTCGCACGATAAATATGCCTGCCTAACGTGAAACAACGTCTTGAACGTTAAAAAGTAACTATAACTAAATAACCGTAATATAGTTATCATGAAACTGACTTAGATTAACATAATTTACCTTCATGTGTTGCATATAATATTAAGTTAACCATATTACAGTGAATCTTTAAACCTTGaatttattagggatgcaccgaaatgaaaattcttggctgaaaccgaaaactgaaaatgaggaaaccaagaccgaaaactgaaacacagaaaccGAAGGAAAGGACTATGCCAGTTATTAGTACcatgcatttatggctatgactgtacTAACCTCAcaaaaatcaaggatctcattgaacatatctgacaacgagggtgcatgcccttcatctggttcagagagaccagtccttttttctgcgctctgttctccttctcctgcactgtgcgcttctccgtctccgagcgggttctccgcatccatcgcagcctggatcatttctcgtgtgcgctgctttattcccacatccaagtaatgatctttataacgcggattAAGTACAGTCGCGATTAAGTgtagaggatccgaatagatctcagtgaaacgtgtgctgacagactctaagagcgtgcttttcattgttttcactctgtggtccgtctcaacctctttgattagaagacgctttagttctgcaattaaaggaataacggatgcagacatgttggcccttatccagacaagcgcatACTGGCTGCGGATATTTGCTtccgtcatcacaacattctgtttcggccgtgttgtttcaaggataaaagtctttcggacaaaaaccgaaaatgcacttgTGGGCCATTTTTGGCCTAAAATTTTCAGTGGCTGAATTTTTCGGTGCAATCCTAGAATTTATCCTACCTCTATACCCGTTTTACgtttaaaacaataatgaatgtaaacacaggttGTGATAGGACTGGAGCACAAATGAAACAATTGTGTctctggaggaaatgaaaacCGTCAAGATCATGAAACCAAACGGAGGTGCCCACCAATTTATGTTGTTATTGATGACGtgcattttataattttttttttcaaagtaacaCTATTGAGGAATCAGGTTAACCAAGGtaatcaaaacacagaaaaaccgAGAGGGGTCCAGCCGGCTTAATCCTGACGTCACTTCCTTCTGACGGTGGAGGGGATCTCAGAGTGGAGCCTGCAAGAGAgtcggctgagagtggaggtctgtagcTGGACTGTCTTGAAGAAAGTTGCAAGGacagtgtttttaatgtgaGAAAAACCTTCATATGGGTTAAAAGGAAGAAGTCAGACTGGCTGAAAATAGTACATTATGGAAGTCTTCCTCTGCACACTCACCTCTGCCTCGAGCTCAGAGTCCACTTTCTGCTGAGAGGGCAGATTCAGGTTGGTCGTCATGACGATGTAAGGTCATTAGTGAGGTCTGTTAAGAAAGATGCCATGGACATTAATCACCCAGGGATATTAGGAGATGAATTATGGCATCAATACAGGTTTtgctttgagtgttttgtgGGGGAGTTTGGTCAGATTTCTCTGACTGCTGCTGAGCACAGCAATTTCTCATTAGCATTACAGTTCTTCTATTTTGTTCTGATGCCTTGTTGAgatcttttttttgctttgaagttATGTATCtgaatttttttgtcattgagtTTAAGTACTATTTTAAATACCTGAGAAACAATGACATATGCAAAGTTTCTCAGGTATTTAAAATAGTACTTTTTGCTGATGACACAAACTTTTTAGTTTCTGGTGAAGATTTCCAGCAACTTTTCCATTTAATCACCTTGGAGatctgcaaattaaaaatatggtttgacaaaaacaaattatcgtttaatttaaataaaacaaaaatcatggTATTTGGAAACAATAAACCTAACAATAACATACAAGTACAGATTGGGGGGGTCAACATAGAAAGAGTACATGAACTCAAATTCCTCAGTGTAATAATAGATGATAAAATTTGCTGGAAACCTGACATAAAACACGTTCAATCAAAGCTGTCTCAAAGCATTTCAGTTCTCACCAAAGCCAAGAACATTCTGGATCATAAATCACTACTTGTTTTCTACAGTTCACTTATCTTACCATATCTCAGTTACTGTACTGAGGTTTGGGGGAACACTTATAAAAGCTCAATACAACCACTGTCAGTActacagaaaagagccatcagaatagttcacaatgttgatttccctgaacacacaaattcattgttcctcaaatccaaaatattgaaattatttgaccttgtAGATTTTACAACTGCAAAAATTGTGTGTAAGGCAACTCTCCTTCCagtaaatattcaaagattgttctttgaaagagaggggggttataacttcagagggaagttaagattaaagatggtgagtgttcggaccacaagaaAAACGTTCTCTCTATTTCAATTTCTGGTGTAAAACTGGAAATGACTCAACATGAAGCTACTGCAATGTCATAACATTATGCAGGAGAGGTATaaagaaattattttcatgaggtacaaggaggaaggcaagtgttgagaatcatgaggggtttacttttgattgtcatTGTAAgtatgaagatttgacttgtgaGAGTGCACTAGTATGatgccagataatagtgaatgaaggggtaggattagataagttctaacttcttcctactcctttttgcacatgtaaagttaaatgtttcagtgcttgctaatggaactgattgattttatttcttttttataactatttctttttttttcttgtatgtttgtagaactatttcttcttttctacttgtatgttatttttccattttacttttacatgttcgaaataaagacatcaaatcaaaaatcaaatcaagtctTCTTGAATTTTTAAAACTTGATTTGTTGACTCTGAATTTGTgaacattgaaaaataaaagtgaaaaatactTGTTGAAATTTTGAAGACTTAAAGTCAATGACAAAAAATTCAGATACATaatttcaatgcaaaaaaaaaatcagttctAGGAATTCAAAGGCTTAACAAATTCCAAACCTGATGAGACTAATTGACTTCCATAATAGCTCCTTTTCTTAACTCATCCACCCTGTATGCCTTGCTCTTGCTTTGGACTGTTCTGATGGTTCTGACTCTTGCCTTTGAGAAACACACTGACAGCACAAGTGTGAACTGATTTATGAGCCTGCAGTGGCTGCACACTGACCAAAGGGAGGAGCATGCTGCTTCACATTGTTGAACGATTGGTCAAACAGAATGCCCATCACTACATCCTTCCCTAGACGCATCACAACATAGAACAAAATGGAGAACCTGGCATTAAGCCAATAACACTACAGACAAATCATTACACATTTATATTAAAGTAAACCACACAGCTCTGTGAGTGGTGGgttgtgttttgaaatgatGTGAATAATAAAAGCTTTTTCCTGTCATGGTAGATTCAACCCTCTGCTGTCACCGGGATGGCAAAGGTAAAAGGGTCGAGTTCATATGCAGACACTTCAATGTTAGCTTTCCTATACGAGCAGTTTAAGCTAACTGAACACAAGGAACCACAAcaagagctgctgcaggatcTGACTGTGCCCGTGTCACTCATCTGGATCGGTCATGGCATCATACAAGAGCTGGTTTCAGTCCACAGCAGAGTCGCATATTAACATTTCATCTAACTGTCAGTGGAGTGTTAGCGCGCAGCCTCTGACGCTCCTTCCCCGGCTCCGGGTAGCCGGAGTCGGGCAGGAGGGCAGCTCCGCATCGGCAGGCTAACAAGCTAGCGTGGATCTTACAGAGCTATTTTATGGTCCCGTGTAACCAGCAGAGCTTTCAACGGTTTTTCAAATCCGGAGCTGAGACTTACCTTAGAGAAACGGAGGTCACAGGTTCTGATCCGTCTGcgtttttataaaatgtttgttttgtttttctcctgttAAAGGTCATAGTTCGTGACCCCGCTCCATCAGCgcgttgatgatgatgatgatgatgatggttgaggtttttttttcttcttcctctctcgctcacacacacGTCCCCGCGCGCCTCCAATAACCCCCACCACCTCTCCGCGAGCCAGACAGGACTGACGTCATCGTGTCTGACTGTCGAGGGATCTGCTGTCAAGTTTTaaaattgaagagttcatttgcaaaaacagataactctgtttttatacattttcaaaaaacacatttctttttagcatagatttttaataaagttaaatgTTTAAGATACCTCTAATTTGTGTTGACTTAGtgaaagccacccaacttcagttggggtaagataagatatactttattagTCTCCCATTgagggaaattcttttgttacagcagcttacaacaaggGATAGGGGagtacaacaatgtactaacatagttaaaaaatataataacagtaatattagcaatgacaaggtaaaatagaataaaataaaataaaataaaatatgccaactattacagatgtatacacactatgcacacttctatctgataaatagatagtaaGGTATGTTATTGAatggataaaattgcaccaggttatttaaacatACAAAGTTGTAGTTAGTAATATACCTAAagctaaagctagtaatagaaaaaatatgtttttgaaacgtttttgaaattttttaaaagtgagttatctgtttttgcaaatgaactcttctgtTATAAAATCATGGGAAAGATGTAATAACATAGAATCAGGGGTGTCGCCAGGAATTCttggccccctgaaaagataactcagtgggccccatcaccacagccaaccctacaaaatataacatttgctgctataatactgctttatttgcattaaacaaaaatatatgcttaactatcctggttaagggactcaaatctaagctacatatcaatatttttttttttacaatatctccaaatgtaactgcacaatattgaccttcagactgtccacctctttaaacaagattatttgaagccaagtgacttgttaaATAACAACatgggggcattatttggtataatgtaacctcatgaagtcaaataaaaattaaaaaaactacatttttctttcaatcagattcagccacacttgatgctgtgaaaatacaacccaaaatatgacaattcccacCTTAGGCATCAGACGTGCATCTCACGGAACCatggaattctgaatgtttctttatttattcagacaattttatttatcttattgcagttataacaaaagaaagaaaagcgtagtagaaaacacattttatttcaggcccataaAGGCCCCCTCTCCCCATTTGGGCCCTAGGTAATCAGTCCtccttttccccccactacgacaCCCCTGCATAGAATAAACGATATGCAGCGTTTAAAAAATGACCGTATATTTCTTTCCAATAGAGAATAGTGGCGTAGCAGAAGTTAATCTATGCCTTAAAATGTATACTAAGGTTTTGCACTAATTTTTCTTGATTGCTGAAACCAGCTGAAGTTTCATAACTTCTGATGAGAACATAAACTCCATTATTAAACGGAACCTTTTCATCCCTATTTTGTAGGTGaaataaagctcctgtgaggactttcaATCAGGTTTcaccaatttagtactgcaccagagagtcccaccaagtagtatcttgtggtcaacctTGTCAAATgcagcactgagatcaagtgatactTAAAACATAAGTAAAAACTGCATAGAAAACCATAAAATAGGATTTGTTACCACAATAAAGTTTGCCATAAaatataattgtatttaattgcaTAGTATTAAAACCTAGCTTCTTTCAGTCCTGTTACTTAAGCCTTT from Notolabrus celidotus isolate fNotCel1 chromosome 11, fNotCel1.pri, whole genome shotgun sequence harbors:
- the nr2c2 gene encoding nuclear receptor subfamily 2 group C member 2 isoform X6 codes for the protein MTTNLNLPSQQKVDSELEAEGPCSPSDSMMSESPQRFQIISTEPTTTPQRIQIVTDQQTGQKIQIVTAIKPSSAPKQQFILTTADSSGAGKVILASPDSHNAKQLIFTAADSLMPGRIQIVTDPVSMERLLGQAGDLGRALPVEYCVVCGDKASGRHYGAVSCEGCKGFFKRSVRKSLTYSCRSKEDCVINKHHRNRCQFCRLKKCLKMGMKTDCEFRSAVTHRSKSGIIWLSAGPETVQSERKPIDVLPREKHANCAASTQKIYIRKDLNSPLIATPTFISDTETDGSRSSLLDQGMLVNIQQPIIQSDGTLLLAADSKMESGQGDLGTLANVVTSLANLSDSLKENLNNGDTSGSQQEEQSTSEITRAFDTLAKVFSPPDEDVGQRLADKSQCVGGTTIQLIGQDQETPIIEVEGPLLTDSHVGFKLTMPSPLPEYLNVHYICESASRLLFLSMHWARSIPAFSALGQEAHTSLVRACWNELFTLGLAQCAHVMNLSTILTAIVNHLQSSIQDGMDHRPQHHHSTSSPVRG